In Chromobacterium rhizoryzae, one genomic interval encodes:
- a CDS encoding LysR family transcriptional regulator, whose translation MELLNDMALFVEVVKAKGFRNAAEAIGVPNSTLSRRIAALEKSIGLRLLHRTTRRIELTEAGLLYYERCRRIVDEARLAHEQLGEMLAQPSGVLRASLPVDFAVTYLAPMIAEFARLHPGIDFDLDLTPRRVDLVSEPFDVAVRMGTPESSQLIARTLGALTPGLYASPGYLARAGEPASPAELAGHQCLSVLKPDAWTFHGEGRELAVAAGGRFALNSIGLAKRLATLDMGIVLMPEEIVADEVASGGLRRIMPGWHGTPVPVYALTETRLLPAKTQRFIEFLQQRLR comes from the coding sequence GTGGAATTGCTAAACGATATGGCTTTGTTCGTCGAGGTGGTCAAGGCCAAGGGCTTCCGCAATGCGGCGGAGGCGATCGGGGTGCCGAACTCCACGCTGTCGCGGCGGATTGCCGCGCTGGAGAAGTCGATAGGGCTGCGGCTGCTGCATCGCACGACTCGCCGGATAGAGCTGACCGAGGCCGGGCTGCTTTACTACGAGCGCTGCCGGCGCATCGTCGACGAGGCCCGGCTGGCGCACGAGCAATTGGGCGAGATGCTGGCTCAGCCCAGCGGGGTGTTGCGCGCCTCGCTGCCGGTGGATTTCGCCGTGACCTATCTGGCGCCGATGATCGCCGAGTTTGCGCGGCTCCATCCCGGCATCGATTTCGATTTGGACCTGACTCCCCGGCGCGTCGATCTGGTGAGCGAGCCTTTCGACGTGGCGGTGCGCATGGGGACGCCGGAGAGTTCGCAATTGATCGCGCGGACCTTGGGCGCGCTGACGCCCGGGCTGTACGCCTCGCCCGGCTATCTGGCCCGCGCGGGCGAGCCGGCAAGCCCGGCGGAGCTGGCGGGGCATCAGTGCCTGAGCGTGCTGAAGCCCGACGCCTGGACCTTCCACGGCGAAGGGCGGGAGCTCGCCGTTGCGGCGGGCGGGCGCTTCGCCTTGAACAGCATAGGCCTGGCCAAGCGGCTGGCGACGCTGGACATGGGCATTGTGCTGATGCCGGAGGAGATTGTCGCGGACGAGGTGGCCAGCGGCGGCCTGCGCCGGATCATGCCCGGCTGGCACGGCACGCCGGTGCCGGTGTACGCGCTGACGGAAACCCGTTTGCTGCCGGCCAAGACCCAGCGCTTCATCGAGTTTTTACAGCAGCGCCTGCGTTGA
- a CDS encoding MarR family winged helix-turn-helix transcriptional regulator, producing the protein MSTQQNHRPQDITELMLLIFRLNGALLERGDQLVAHLGINSARWQVLGAVGLADGPQTAPQIAARMGISRQGAQKQLHKLVEEDYFDVLPNPQHARSPLYRLSAKGERTVAGTQDCQARWTAQLAQQLPDADFDAARQTLQQLLRVLETLSPPIGEEK; encoded by the coding sequence ATGTCCACCCAACAAAACCATCGCCCTCAAGACATCACCGAGCTGATGTTGCTGATCTTCCGCCTGAACGGCGCCCTGCTGGAAAGAGGCGACCAACTGGTGGCCCACCTGGGCATCAATAGCGCGCGCTGGCAGGTGCTCGGCGCGGTGGGCCTGGCCGACGGCCCGCAAACCGCGCCGCAAATCGCCGCCCGCATGGGCATCAGCCGCCAAGGCGCGCAAAAACAGCTGCACAAGCTGGTGGAGGAAGACTATTTCGACGTGCTGCCCAACCCCCAACACGCCCGCTCCCCGCTGTACCGGCTGAGCGCCAAGGGCGAACGCACCGTGGCCGGCACCCAAGATTGCCAGGCGCGGTGGACCGCGCAGCTGGCGCAACAGCTGCCCGACGCGGACTTCGACGCCGCCCGCCAAACCCTGCAACAACTGCTGCGCGTGCTGGAGACGCTCAGCCCGCCCATTGGAGAAGAGAAATGA
- a CDS encoding NAD(P)/FAD-dependent oxidoreductase, whose translation MNKNLKTHFLIIGGGISGISCAINLATLNPSAHITLVERQLLGQGASSRNSGFVVCHEKPDDGEYWRQAGFENYRHETRFGMAASQLLAQYIEQFHIDCDYDAAGYYIGVSDIRKMSSPARLLETLEAVGAQATLCQGASLAHALGTDFYQLAIHCAGGNALIQPAKYVQGLLAALPAQVEVYEQFNVSQIRSGPLGALEAHGNGRVIRADHIIVCAGAFAGRAGLQGAHVLPLELSASLTRPLSPPELAAIGNPRPWGMLSAALTGATVRLTRDRRLMIRNTLEFRRRDLAAADLHARRQRHLSGLQRRFPWLDEQAIAFSWSGHLGGTRGGRPLFKQMAPNLFAVSGCNGSGLARGTLWGKLLAEYASGVSSEMLAHVLARGSPGWLPPRPFLDIGASLKIAYERFKSSSEI comes from the coding sequence TTGAACAAAAATCTAAAAACCCATTTCCTGATTATCGGCGGCGGAATCTCGGGCATTTCTTGCGCCATCAATCTGGCCACGCTAAACCCCTCCGCCCACATCACCCTCGTGGAGCGTCAATTATTGGGACAAGGGGCCTCCTCGCGCAACTCCGGCTTTGTCGTCTGCCATGAAAAACCCGACGACGGCGAATATTGGCGACAAGCCGGATTTGAAAACTACCGGCATGAAACCCGCTTCGGCATGGCCGCCAGCCAACTCCTTGCCCAATACATTGAACAATTCCACATAGACTGCGATTACGACGCCGCCGGTTATTACATTGGCGTGAGCGATATCAGAAAAATGTCCAGCCCCGCGCGCCTCCTGGAAACGCTGGAAGCCGTGGGCGCGCAAGCCACGCTATGCCAGGGCGCATCGCTCGCCCATGCCTTGGGCACGGACTTTTACCAGCTGGCCATACACTGCGCCGGCGGCAACGCCCTGATTCAACCCGCCAAATATGTCCAGGGCCTGCTGGCCGCCTTGCCCGCCCAAGTGGAAGTGTATGAGCAGTTCAACGTCAGCCAAATTCGGAGCGGGCCGCTTGGCGCGCTGGAGGCCCATGGCAACGGGCGGGTCATCCGCGCCGACCATATCATTGTGTGCGCCGGCGCCTTCGCCGGCAGAGCCGGCCTCCAAGGCGCGCACGTGCTGCCGCTGGAGCTCAGCGCCTCCTTGACCCGGCCCTTGAGCCCGCCGGAACTGGCCGCCATCGGCAACCCTCGCCCCTGGGGCATGCTGTCCGCGGCCCTGACCGGCGCCACCGTCAGGCTGACGCGGGACAGGCGCTTGATGATACGCAACACCCTGGAATTCCGTCGCCGGGATCTGGCCGCGGCGGACTTGCACGCCCGACGCCAGCGCCATCTATCCGGCTTGCAGCGGCGCTTCCCCTGGCTGGACGAGCAGGCCATCGCCTTTAGCTGGTCCGGCCACCTCGGCGGCACCCGCGGCGGCAGGCCCTTGTTCAAACAGATGGCCCCCAATCTGTTCGCCGTGTCCGGCTGCAATGGCTCCGGCCTGGCGCGCGGCACGCTCTGGGGCAAGCTGCTGGCCGAATACGCGTCGGGCGTTTCCAGCGAGATGCTGGCCCACGTCCTCGCCCGCGGTTCGCCGGGCTGGCTGCCGCCCAGGCCGTTTCTGGACATCGGCGCCAGCCTGAAAATCGCTTACGAACGCTTTAAGTCCAGCAGTGAAATCTAA
- a CDS encoding polyamine ABC transporter substrate-binding protein produces the protein MEKWTTRSRTAFARAGLLLSGLLAAPVHAGEILNVYNWSDYIAKDTIANFEKQQNAKVRYDNYDSNTTLEAKLLLGNAGYDVVVPTSNFLARQIKTGIYQKLDKSKIGNLKHLDPVLMKLIEGADPGNLYGVPWAYVTVGIGYNQQKVSQALGSNVKMNSWAVLFNPQLAAKVSKCGLSVVDGPVNVFAAALQYLGRDPSSANPKDYEDAYALLKKVRPYISRFNTSGYINDLANGDICVALGFSGDVYIASKRASEAKKPYSIRFANVREGGLLAFDVMAIPKDAKNPALAMKWVNYIEDPKVNAAITNETFYPTANKAARKYVNPALLNDPILYPPEAELKNMTLIKPLPQSIMSLQSRLWSRLKINK, from the coding sequence ATGGAGAAATGGACAACACGATCAAGAACCGCCTTCGCCCGCGCCGGCCTGCTGCTGAGCGGCTTGCTGGCCGCGCCCGTTCATGCAGGCGAAATCCTGAACGTCTACAACTGGTCGGACTACATCGCCAAGGACACCATCGCCAATTTTGAAAAACAGCAGAACGCCAAGGTGCGCTACGACAATTACGACAGCAATACCACCTTGGAAGCCAAATTATTGCTGGGCAACGCCGGATACGATGTGGTGGTGCCCACCTCCAATTTTCTCGCGCGGCAAATCAAGACCGGCATCTACCAGAAGCTGGACAAGAGCAAGATAGGCAATCTGAAGCATCTGGACCCGGTGCTGATGAAGCTGATTGAAGGCGCCGATCCCGGCAACCTCTACGGCGTGCCCTGGGCTTATGTGACCGTCGGCATCGGTTACAACCAGCAGAAAGTCAGCCAGGCGCTGGGCAGCAACGTCAAGATGAACTCCTGGGCGGTTCTGTTCAACCCGCAATTGGCGGCCAAGGTGTCGAAATGCGGCTTGTCGGTGGTCGACGGGCCGGTCAACGTCTTCGCCGCCGCCTTGCAATACCTGGGCCGAGACCCGAGCAGCGCCAACCCCAAGGATTACGAGGACGCCTACGCGCTGCTCAAAAAGGTCAGGCCCTATATCTCCCGCTTCAACACCTCCGGCTACATCAATGACCTCGCCAACGGCGATATCTGCGTGGCCCTGGGGTTTTCCGGCGATGTCTATATCGCCAGCAAGCGGGCCAGCGAGGCCAAAAAACCCTATTCGATCCGCTTCGCCAACGTCCGGGAAGGCGGCTTGCTCGCCTTTGACGTGATGGCCATCCCCAAGGACGCCAAGAATCCCGCGCTGGCGATGAAATGGGTCAATTATATCGAGGACCCCAAGGTGAACGCGGCGATCACCAATGAAACCTTCTACCCGACGGCCAATAAGGCGGCGCGCAAATACGTGAACCCGGCCCTGCTCAACGACCCCATCCTTTACCCGCCGGAAGCCGAGCTGAAGAATATGACCCTGATCAAGCCGCTGCCCCAATCCATCATGAGCTTGCAAAGCCGGCTGTGGTCACGGCTTAAGATCAACAAGTAA
- a CDS encoding alkene reductase, with product MNTVFDPARLAGLTLSNRLVMAPMTRSRAQADGSPSPLAARYYAQRAGLGLIISEGTQPSDEGQGYLATPGIYTDAHVAGWKHTTDAVHAQGGRIFIQLMHAGRMSHPDNTPRHELGVAPSAIAPGAGMFTATGMQPIPNPRALSTEQVRQTVQDFRHAARRAIEAGADGVEIHGANAYLVQQFLAPSANTRDDEYGGSLENRARFAIEVATAIAEEIGPDRTAIRLSPGLSIWGIDEGEQGPALYRYLVSELNKLGLAYLHLMHLGDEVLLADLRQRWQGALILNRPGRPREQIGADIAAGLAELESYGAMVLANPDFVERLKRNAPLNAADKNSFYGGNEQGYTDYPALSDAQPA from the coding sequence ATGAACACCGTATTCGACCCCGCCCGCCTCGCCGGCCTCACCCTGAGCAACCGCCTGGTCATGGCCCCGATGACCCGCTCCCGCGCCCAGGCGGACGGCAGCCCGAGCCCGCTGGCCGCCCGCTATTACGCCCAGCGCGCCGGCCTCGGCCTGATCATCAGCGAAGGCACCCAGCCGTCCGACGAAGGCCAAGGCTACCTCGCCACGCCCGGCATCTACACCGACGCCCACGTCGCCGGCTGGAAACACACCACGGACGCCGTCCATGCCCAGGGCGGGCGTATCTTCATCCAGCTGATGCACGCCGGCCGCATGAGCCACCCGGACAACACCCCGCGCCATGAGCTGGGCGTCGCGCCCTCCGCCATCGCTCCCGGCGCCGGCATGTTCACCGCCACGGGAATGCAGCCGATTCCCAACCCGCGCGCGCTGAGCACCGAACAAGTGCGCCAGACGGTGCAGGACTTCCGCCACGCCGCCCGCCGCGCCATTGAAGCCGGCGCCGACGGCGTGGAAATCCACGGCGCCAACGCCTACCTGGTCCAGCAATTCCTCGCGCCCAGCGCCAACACCCGCGACGACGAATACGGCGGCTCCCTGGAAAACCGCGCCCGTTTCGCCATCGAAGTGGCCACCGCCATCGCCGAGGAAATCGGCCCGGACAGAACCGCCATCCGCCTGTCGCCCGGCCTGAGCATCTGGGGCATAGACGAGGGCGAACAAGGCCCGGCGCTATACCGCTATCTGGTGAGCGAACTGAACAAGCTGGGACTGGCCTACCTGCACCTGATGCACCTGGGCGACGAGGTCTTGCTGGCCGATCTGCGCCAACGCTGGCAAGGCGCGCTGATCCTCAACCGCCCGGGCCGCCCGCGCGAGCAGATCGGCGCCGATATCGCCGCCGGCCTGGCGGAGCTGGAATCCTACGGCGCCATGGTGTTGGCCAATCCGGACTTTGTGGAACGGCTCAAGCGGAATGCGCCGCTGAACGCGGCCGACAAAAACAGCTTCTACGGCGGGAACGAGCAGGGTTATACCGACTACCCCGCCCTGAGCGACGCGCAGCCGGCTTAG
- a CDS encoding LysR family transcriptional regulator, producing the protein MIIRPPNIQSLQTFLVLSECSSFTAAAERLHLTQSAVSRQIQLLEEHYGVTLFKRSARKIELTAEGVGLLHSAELIFRELGNVEKRYSKKIRPFRLKIYASLAMRLFIPLLNQFAADNPGMSLAVETETDLIYGDLAQYDAFVSYKDAAAITQEDWLLFAESLIPVCHPQSVCAKPMPTRLEQLPDYTLLHGSMNGMDWERWSLSKNLWLDPSQAQIFFNLDELAIEAALQGAGIAMTDQRLVQGLLEDGSLCSPFPSALQTDNAYVLTFKKGGDAHPNAAVVKRWLQRHLCADH; encoded by the coding sequence ATGATCATTCGTCCGCCCAATATTCAGTCCTTGCAAACCTTTCTGGTGTTGAGCGAATGCAGCTCGTTCACGGCGGCGGCGGAGCGGCTTCATCTGACCCAAAGCGCGGTCAGCCGGCAGATTCAATTGCTTGAAGAACATTATGGCGTGACTTTGTTCAAGCGGAGCGCGCGCAAGATCGAGCTGACCGCGGAGGGCGTGGGGCTGCTGCATTCGGCGGAATTGATTTTTCGCGAGCTGGGCAATGTGGAAAAGCGCTATTCCAAAAAAATCAGGCCGTTTCGTTTGAAGATCTACGCTTCATTGGCCATGAGGCTGTTTATCCCGCTGCTGAATCAATTTGCCGCGGATAACCCTGGGATGAGTTTGGCGGTGGAAACGGAAACCGATTTGATTTATGGCGACTTGGCGCAATACGACGCCTTTGTCAGTTATAAGGACGCCGCGGCAATCACGCAGGAGGATTGGCTCTTATTCGCCGAATCCCTGATTCCGGTCTGTCATCCGCAATCCGTGTGCGCCAAGCCCATGCCGACCCGGCTTGAGCAATTGCCGGACTATACGCTGCTGCATGGTTCGATGAACGGCATGGATTGGGAGCGCTGGTCTTTAAGCAAGAATCTGTGGCTGGACCCATCGCAGGCGCAAATCTTTTTCAATCTGGATGAATTGGCGATTGAAGCCGCCTTGCAAGGGGCGGGCATTGCCATGACGGATCAGCGGCTGGTGCAAGGGCTGCTGGAAGACGGTTCGCTCTGCTCCCCGTTTCCGAGCGCTTTGCAAACCGATAACGCCTATGTGTTGACCTTCAAAAAAGGCGGGGACGCCCATCCCAACGCCGCCGTGGTAAAGCGCTGGTTGCAGCGGCACTTGTGCGCGGATCATTAA